The following are from one region of the Treponema denticola genome:
- a CDS encoding flavodoxin family protein, whose product MSNVCIVYSSTHHGNTEKVLNKIKEKFPETVLIKAGDFNPDDFNRYEAIGFASGIYYLKFAKSVDKLFEQALVGSVQKLFFIYTAGAVNAGFEKTLRKKTEQSGKICMGIFGCKGFDTFGPLKLIGGLNKGRPNEDDFKNAIDFFGKNIINA is encoded by the coding sequence ATGAGTAACGTATGCATTGTATACAGTTCAACACATCATGGAAATACCGAAAAGGTACTGAACAAAATAAAGGAAAAGTTTCCTGAAACGGTTTTGATAAAGGCCGGTGATTTTAATCCTGATGATTTTAATCGCTATGAAGCAATCGGTTTTGCTTCAGGAATTTATTACCTTAAATTTGCAAAATCGGTCGATAAGTTATTTGAACAAGCGCTTGTGGGCAGTGTGCAAAAGCTGTTTTTTATTTACACCGCCGGCGCGGTCAATGCCGGTTTTGAAAAAACTTTGCGCAAAAAAACCGAACAAAGCGGAAAAATCTGTATGGGCATATTCGGCTGCAAAGGCTTTGACACCTTCGGTCCTTTAAAACTTATCGGCGGTTTAAACAAAGGCCGACCTAACGAAGACGATTTTAAAAATGCAATCGATTTTTTTGGGAAAAATATTATAAACGCATAA
- a CDS encoding DUF488 domain-containing protein codes for MGKLLWKRVYDLPEKGDGFRILADRLWPRGISKEKACISEWAKEITPSSSLRQAYHRGEIDYKTFSELYAKELVQNPCTKDFTDKIKAELKNRNVTVLYANKDVEQSHIPVLQRFIEKVLNG; via the coding sequence ATGGGAAAATTGCTGTGGAAGCGGGTGTACGATCTGCCGGAAAAAGGCGACGGGTTTAGGATTTTGGCGGACAGATTGTGGCCGCGCGGAATTTCGAAAGAAAAGGCCTGCATCAGTGAATGGGCAAAGGAAATTACACCTTCGTCGAGTCTGCGGCAAGCTTATCACCGCGGCGAAATCGATTACAAAACTTTTTCGGAGCTGTACGCAAAAGAGTTGGTGCAAAATCCATGCACAAAAGATTTTACGGATAAAATCAAGGCCGAATTAAAAAATAGAAATGTTACAGTTTTGTATGCGAATAAAGATGTTGAACAAAGCCATATTCCTGTTTTGCAACGCTTTATCGAAAAAGTTCTGAACGGCTGA
- a CDS encoding tryptophanase, which produces MKKYVPEPFRIKMVEPIKMTTREDRIKYLEKAKYNMFNLRGEDVYIDLLTDSGTNAMSDKQWGGVMVGDEAYAGGKSYFKLVEAGQDIFGYEFIQPVHQGRAAEKVLFPLLLKKGQVAISNMFFDTTRAHVTLAGGRPLDCVCKEAKKPSEYAPFKGNMDVEKLEQLINEHGKEKVGMIVMTITNNSAGGQPVSIQNIRDVAKIAKKYGILFNIDAARFAENAYFVKQREEEFKNKPIKEIIREMFSYADTFTMSAKKDAIVNMGGLIGIKNNQEIYQMIKGNCISFEGFITYGGLAGRDLEALAIGLYEGIDEEYLKYRNASMEYLASQLLDAGVAIQNPAGGHGVYVDANAMFPHIPYYQFPGHTLCVELYKEAGIRTCDIGSFMLGNDPETGEQIKSEFEFARLAIPRRVYTQSHLDVIAGALINIKERASQVKGYKIIWEPPILRHFQAHLEPIK; this is translated from the coding sequence ATGAAAAAGTATGTACCCGAACCGTTTAGAATTAAAATGGTTGAGCCCATCAAAATGACAACGCGTGAGGACCGTATCAAATATCTTGAAAAAGCAAAATACAATATGTTTAACTTACGCGGTGAAGATGTCTACATTGATTTATTGACCGACAGCGGAACTAATGCAATGAGCGATAAGCAGTGGGGCGGCGTTATGGTCGGAGATGAGGCCTATGCCGGAGGAAAAAGCTATTTTAAATTGGTTGAAGCAGGACAGGATATCTTCGGATATGAATTCATCCAGCCCGTCCATCAGGGCCGAGCTGCAGAAAAGGTTTTATTCCCCTTGCTGCTCAAAAAAGGCCAAGTTGCTATTTCAAATATGTTCTTTGACACAACCAGAGCTCACGTAACCTTGGCCGGAGGAAGACCTCTCGACTGTGTATGTAAGGAAGCAAAAAAACCTTCCGAATATGCACCTTTTAAGGGAAACATGGATGTCGAAAAGCTTGAACAACTTATTAACGAGCATGGAAAAGAAAAGGTCGGAATGATTGTAATGACTATTACAAACAATTCTGCCGGAGGACAACCTGTTTCAATTCAGAACATCCGTGATGTTGCCAAAATTGCAAAAAAATACGGCATTTTGTTCAATATTGATGCAGCACGATTTGCAGAAAATGCCTACTTTGTAAAACAAAGAGAAGAAGAATTTAAGAACAAGCCTATTAAAGAAATTATTCGTGAAATGTTCAGCTATGCCGACACCTTTACGATGAGTGCAAAAAAAGATGCTATCGTTAATATGGGCGGTTTGATCGGTATTAAAAACAATCAAGAAATTTACCAAATGATTAAGGGTAACTGTATCTCTTTTGAAGGATTTATTACCTACGGAGGTCTTGCCGGCCGCGACCTTGAAGCTCTGGCTATCGGGTTGTACGAAGGCATTGATGAAGAATATTTAAAATACCGAAACGCTTCTATGGAATACCTAGCCTCTCAGCTCCTTGATGCAGGAGTTGCCATTCAAAACCCGGCAGGCGGACACGGTGTTTATGTTGATGCCAACGCCATGTTCCCGCACATTCCATATTATCAATTCCCCGGACACACTCTCTGCGTAGAGTTGTATAAAGAAGCCGGAATCCGAACATGTGACATCGGCTCCTTTATGCTCGGAAATGATCCCGAAACCGGAGAACAAATAAAATCCGAATTCGAATTTGCCCGTCTTGCAATTCCGAGAAGAGTATACACCCAATCTCACTTAGATGTTATTGCAGGAGCTTTAATCAATATTAAAGAAAGAGCCTCACAAGTTAAGGGCTACAAAATTATCTGGGAACCCCCGATTCTTAGACACTTCCAAGCTCATTTGGAACCCATAAAATAA
- a CDS encoding class I SAM-dependent methyltransferase encodes MDIKDLMKKWSEQAENMRMFHMQELKENGSEWKKLLQENLKDCKGKKVLDAGCGTGFLAILLAQDGWEVTAIDSSEAMLEEGKKTAEELGLSDKITFLLKDTHSTDFPEHLFDAVVSRHASWLFTAPETAYKEWKRILKPEGIILNIDANWLKPIWNADEFEKFKSYEAELVKQYGEFRDYYHDEQMINILKKFPLAYINRPEWDEKMLKKIGFKEIASSLLSKEKYMDAFQAARYKTIPMFVIKAKNIE; translated from the coding sequence ATGGATATAAAAGATTTAATGAAAAAATGGTCTGAACAGGCAGAAAATATGCGGATGTTTCACATGCAGGAATTAAAAGAAAACGGGAGTGAATGGAAAAAACTGCTTCAGGAAAATCTCAAGGACTGCAAGGGAAAGAAAGTTTTGGATGCAGGGTGCGGTACGGGTTTTTTAGCTATTCTGCTTGCACAAGACGGCTGGGAAGTTACAGCCATAGACAGCAGCGAGGCGATGCTTGAAGAAGGAAAAAAAACAGCGGAAGAATTAGGGCTTTCTGACAAAATTACCTTTTTGCTTAAAGATACTCATTCAACGGATTTTCCTGAACACTTATTTGATGCTGTGGTTTCCAGACATGCTTCATGGCTATTCACTGCACCGGAAACCGCATACAAGGAATGGAAAAGAATACTAAAGCCTGAAGGAATCATACTAAACATTGACGCTAATTGGCTTAAACCGATATGGAATGCAGATGAGTTTGAAAAATTCAAATCATATGAAGCGGAGCTTGTTAAGCAATACGGTGAATTCAGAGATTATTATCATGATGAACAGATGATAAACATTCTGAAAAAATTTCCGCTTGCCTACATAAATCGTCCTGAATGGGATGAAAAAATGCTGAAAAAAATCGGTTTTAAGGAAATTGCGAGCAGCCTTCTTTCCAAAGAGAAGTATATGGACGCTTTTCAAGCGGCTAGATATAAAACCATACCTATGTTCGTGATAAAAGCAAAAAACATAGAATAA
- a CDS encoding TfoX/Sxy family protein — translation MASSKTYLDFILEQLSELQDIRYRAMMGEFIIYFRDKIVGGIYDDRLLVKAVPSAIAYMPNASYELPYQGAKEMLLVDEVDDKAFITGLFNAIYDELPAPKAKKIKTN, via the coding sequence ATGGCATCAAGTAAAACATATTTAGACTTCATTTTGGAACAGTTATCGGAATTGCAAGACATACGCTATCGCGCAATGATGGGAGAATTTATCATTTATTTTCGAGATAAAATTGTGGGCGGTATCTACGATGACCGCTTGCTGGTAAAAGCGGTTCCTTCGGCAATTGCGTATATGCCGAACGCTTCTTACGAATTGCCGTATCAGGGCGCAAAAGAAATGCTTTTAGTAGACGAAGTCGATGACAAAGCATTTATAACGGGCTTGTTTAATGCAATATATGATGAATTACCGGCACCGAAAGCGAAAAAAATAAAAACTAATTAA
- a CDS encoding MptD family putative ECF transporter S component, with protein sequence MNTTAKWTIKDVITTVLLSALLVVMQFIVNMVCMANHFVSMTLSVGFSVFICAPVYFLMVQRVGKRGVSFIYMTLLGTIFLIMGNWYLLPYYIIIGLICEAVLWKNGAYQNPRRLTAAWTVSSLLFNGTNLLPIWFFWDAYYAFAVSSGMSQEYIDSYVRYFTVPHWIIFIVTFTTACGFAGSLIASRLIKKHFEKAGVL encoded by the coding sequence ATGAATACAACAGCCAAATGGACGATAAAAGATGTAATAACTACGGTTTTATTAAGTGCTCTTCTTGTCGTTATGCAATTTATTGTAAATATGGTGTGCATGGCAAACCATTTTGTCAGTATGACATTATCAGTCGGTTTTTCAGTATTTATCTGCGCACCGGTTTATTTTCTCATGGTACAACGGGTGGGAAAACGGGGCGTGTCTTTTATCTACATGACACTTCTCGGCACCATTTTTCTAATAATGGGAAACTGGTATTTATTGCCGTATTACATCATTATCGGCTTAATATGCGAAGCCGTTTTATGGAAAAATGGAGCCTATCAAAACCCGCGCCGGCTTACGGCTGCATGGACGGTTTCCAGCCTGTTATTTAACGGAACAAATTTGCTTCCGATCTGGTTCTTCTGGGATGCTTATTATGCCTTTGCCGTTTCAAGCGGAATGAGCCAAGAATATATCGACTCATATGTTAGGTATTTTACCGTCCCTCATTGGATTATTTTTATCGTTACGTTTACAACTGCCTGCGGTTTTGCCGGAAGCCTGATTGCTTCAAGGCTGATAAAAAAACATTTTGAAAAAGCGGGCGTATTATAA
- a CDS encoding gliding motility protein: MKAKSGDVYCVYNSYLKKYTACQITKIEEGDKKPKAVQLWLDWSGEQPLKEEELPLLKPLYQDFMYWKRGLHICNVDVMVPANHMLIGNMQPLTDESTNTYAMSWGNGYEVYRQLKWQEIPKEQRDAFKKAESSKEKIIFAGKEMAVSRHRIHDDVPFENVLELKAFPCLSYLACKKWHIGLYEYLQSCPFLDELVLENHQQKRLDFSNAHLHRLSIDMNGVEDLYLNNELEELILLGEVTNNCKIHAVENGALLLLTSSEIVPKIQGLKDLGKLHCSEITELDMAEILKAYPMLKELRLWGKPGILSNLSMLSQFTKLEGFTTVDLFGFSAEDIPEPEHLPNLHWFWMSSLPENAAKKAKQLYKKRTEEGLDLWIQKPRKPEWLAQNLDNPFRSWDGQENISAANAKKAADLYKKTRAEILKLEQSSPIEAARTAEALVRAYTEAFNKMDKRKYFIETVEREDIYCALTELLDLIPPSLSINKEKLLEIFDTTRDF; this comes from the coding sequence ATGAAAGCTAAAAGCGGAGATGTATACTGTGTGTATAATTCATATTTAAAAAAATATACTGCGTGCCAAATAACCAAGATAGAGGAAGGTGATAAAAAGCCGAAAGCAGTGCAGCTCTGGTTAGATTGGTCGGGTGAACAGCCTCTCAAAGAGGAAGAATTACCTTTACTAAAGCCGCTTTATCAGGACTTTATGTACTGGAAACGAGGCCTGCATATTTGTAATGTTGATGTCATGGTGCCTGCGAACCATATGTTAATCGGTAACATGCAGCCATTAACCGATGAAAGCACAAATACCTATGCAATGTCTTGGGGAAACGGATACGAAGTATATCGTCAACTTAAATGGCAGGAAATTCCTAAAGAGCAAAGAGATGCTTTTAAAAAAGCGGAGAGCAGTAAGGAAAAAATTATATTTGCCGGAAAAGAAATGGCGGTTTCCAGACATCGCATACATGATGATGTTCCTTTTGAAAATGTGCTGGAATTAAAAGCCTTTCCATGCTTATCCTATTTGGCATGTAAAAAATGGCATATCGGTTTATATGAATATTTACAATCATGTCCGTTTTTAGATGAGCTGGTACTTGAAAATCATCAGCAAAAAAGATTGGATTTTTCCAATGCGCATTTGCATAGGCTTTCCATTGATATGAACGGTGTGGAAGACCTTTATCTGAATAACGAATTGGAAGAACTTATTCTGTTAGGTGAAGTAACAAATAACTGTAAAATACATGCTGTTGAAAACGGAGCTTTATTACTTTTAACATCAAGTGAAATAGTGCCTAAAATACAGGGGCTAAAAGACTTGGGCAAACTGCATTGCTCAGAGATTACAGAACTTGATATGGCCGAGATTTTAAAAGCATATCCGATGCTGAAGGAATTGCGGCTATGGGGCAAACCCGGTATTCTTTCTAACCTTTCTATGCTATCCCAATTTACAAAACTGGAGGGCTTTACTACGGTTGATTTATTCGGTTTTTCTGCCGAAGACATTCCGGAGCCGGAACATTTACCTAACTTACATTGGTTTTGGATGAGCAGCCTGCCGGAAAATGCAGCCAAAAAAGCTAAACAGCTTTATAAAAAGAGAACAGAAGAAGGGCTTGACCTTTGGATACAAAAGCCGCGAAAACCGGAATGGTTGGCGCAGAACCTTGACAATCCGTTCCGCTCATGGGACGGACAAGAAAATATTTCTGCAGCGAATGCCAAGAAAGCGGCCGATTTATATAAAAAAACAAGAGCCGAAATCCTCAAATTGGAACAAAGCTCGCCGATCGAAGCTGCTCGGACTGCCGAAGCTTTGGTGAGGGCATACACTGAAGCCTTTAATAAGATGGACAAACGCAAATATTTTATTGAAACAGTAGAAAGAGAGGATATCTATTGTGCTCTTACAGAACTTTTAGATTTAATACCGCCTTCTCTATCTATCAATAAAGAAAAACTCTTGGAAATTTTTGATACGACACGGGATTTTTAG
- a CDS encoding ABC transporter ATP-binding protein encodes MIRMENVSFHYENSERGVSDINLTINEGECTVLTGPSGGGKTTILRLLNGLAPGYYGGTLSGNIFIGGKDMSSTPLWERGKFIGSVFQEPQSQFFSSELAGEIAFSCENYGLAQEEIIARTEEAIEAFHLAALRDHTLDTFSSGEKQRAAIASVYALSPSIYVCDEPTANLDEESAIRLSHVLKKLKEEGRTLIIAEHRLSWLYGIADRFIYIDGGTIQWTRMAEEMQKMTLEQKKLFGLRSFTPALKPALPPPSSRALSSGTANEPLLQADGIYRKEKGNLILQTISFSVWSGQIIALTGKNGVGKTTLGLILSGLNKESGGTVRLNGKKCGLRARRKAVWYSANDTGTQFFTESVSEEILLSMMNTPDKLERARNILQTMGLYNLKDVHPATLSGGQKQRLSVACALLSGREILIFDEPTSGLDGYHADILAKAFLDAAARGKTIIIITHDFELIAACCSSEVMLEGEAQTK; translated from the coding sequence ATGATACGGATGGAAAATGTAAGTTTTCATTATGAGAATAGTGAAAGAGGTGTATCAGACATAAACCTTACAATTAACGAAGGCGAATGTACGGTTTTAACCGGGCCGTCGGGCGGTGGTAAAACGACAATATTGCGCCTTTTAAACGGATTAGCACCGGGCTATTACGGCGGAACACTTTCAGGAAATATATTTATCGGCGGGAAAGATATGTCTTCTACTCCATTATGGGAGAGGGGCAAATTTATAGGCAGCGTATTTCAGGAGCCGCAAAGTCAGTTTTTTTCTTCCGAGCTTGCAGGTGAGATTGCTTTTTCATGCGAAAATTACGGACTGGCACAAGAGGAGATCATCGCCCGCACGGAGGAGGCAATCGAAGCATTTCATCTTGCGGCATTACGAGACCATACGCTTGACACATTTTCAAGCGGAGAAAAACAGCGCGCTGCAATCGCTTCGGTCTATGCCCTATCGCCTTCAATATATGTATGTGATGAGCCGACTGCCAATCTCGATGAAGAAAGCGCTATAAGGCTTTCTCATGTTTTAAAGAAGCTCAAAGAAGAAGGGCGTACTCTGATTATTGCAGAACATAGGTTAAGCTGGCTGTACGGAATTGCCGACCGTTTTATCTATATAGATGGAGGAACAATACAGTGGACGCGTATGGCTGAAGAAATGCAGAAAATGACGCTTGAGCAAAAAAAGCTTTTTGGATTGAGGTCATTTACGCCTGCTTTAAAACCGGCTCTTCCCCCTCCTTCATCAAGAGCCTTATCTTCCGGTACGGCAAATGAACCCTTACTGCAAGCAGACGGGATATACCGCAAAGAAAAGGGGAACCTTATTTTGCAAACAATATCTTTTTCCGTATGGAGCGGACAGATTATTGCGCTTACCGGTAAAAACGGAGTTGGAAAAACAACGCTCGGCCTTATTTTGAGCGGGCTTAATAAAGAGTCGGGCGGCACGGTACGCCTTAACGGAAAAAAATGCGGACTTCGGGCGCGCCGCAAAGCGGTATGGTACAGCGCCAACGATACGGGAACGCAATTTTTTACCGAAAGCGTTTCCGAAGAAATTCTATTGAGTATGATGAACACCCCTGATAAGCTTGAACGGGCGCGGAATATCTTACAAACCATGGGGCTCTACAATCTCAAAGATGTTCATCCTGCAACGCTTTCCGGAGGACAAAAACAGAGGCTTTCCGTTGCCTGCGCCCTGCTGTCCGGCCGCGAAATACTCATTTTCGATGAGCCGACCAGCGGTTTGGATGGCTATCATGCGGACATCCTTGCAAAAGCTTTTTTGGACGCGGCGGCTCGCGGTAAAACGATTATCATTATTACACATGACTTTGAACTTATCGCTGCTTGCTGCAGCTCCGAAGTCATGCTTGAGGGAGAAGCTCAAACGAAATAA
- a CDS encoding VOC family protein, translated as MNKITCICLGVRNMEKALKFYRDGLGYKTDCKEDNPAVCFFNTPGTKFELFPLDSLAKDIDENNPPTGTGFSGITLTYNVKNKEDVDSVIDLVRKAGGTIVKEPQEVFWGGYHAYFSDLDGYYWEVSWGPDFQFDEDGLLKF; from the coding sequence ATGAATAAAATAACATGTATTTGTTTAGGCGTGCGAAATATGGAAAAAGCATTAAAATTTTACAGAGACGGGTTGGGATATAAGACAGACTGTAAAGAAGATAATCCAGCGGTATGCTTTTTTAATACACCGGGAACAAAATTCGAACTTTTCCCTTTGGATTCATTGGCAAAAGATATTGATGAAAATAATCCGCCAACAGGAACCGGCTTTTCAGGAATTACATTAACATACAATGTAAAAAACAAAGAAGATGTAGATAGTGTTATTGACTTGGTAAGAAAAGCAGGAGGAACTATTGTTAAAGAGCCGCAAGAAGTATTTTGGGGCGGATATCATGCATATTTTTCCGATTTAGATGGGTATTACTGGGAAGTATCTTGGGGACCCGATTTTCAATTTGACGAAGATGGTCTATTGAAATTTTAG
- a CDS encoding energy-coupling factor transporter transmembrane component T family protein: protein MKKISKDFTAPVKLWTLLCVIVSSFFIADYRINGILSLIGLLYLAAQCKWRLLISFGLFYALLMLLLIGIRRYGIRTIIIPEFYIFLCWNLLPIMLIGWDVITTPPGEIAAFLSRIGMPVSVILGLLVIFRFIPVMKAEVKKLRLSMKTKGLLEPAHILTHPLETGEYVLIPLLLRCIQIADQLAVSAVVRGIQCPVKRSSYYGKKMRAFDYIAVIVWSTTTAAVIIVRSLA, encoded by the coding sequence ATGAAAAAGATTTCAAAAGATTTTACGGCTCCGGTAAAATTGTGGACGCTTTTGTGCGTTATTGTAAGCTCATTTTTTATCGCCGATTACAGGATAAACGGTATTCTTTCGCTTATCGGACTTTTATATCTTGCCGCCCAGTGTAAATGGCGGCTGCTGATATCATTCGGCCTCTTTTATGCGCTGCTAATGCTTCTCTTAATAGGTATTCGCCGGTATGGCATTAGAACAATCATCATACCGGAATTCTATATTTTTTTATGTTGGAACCTCTTGCCCATTATGCTTATAGGATGGGATGTGATAACAACGCCGCCCGGAGAGATTGCAGCTTTCCTTTCCCGTATCGGAATGCCGGTCTCCGTTATTTTAGGACTACTCGTTATTTTCCGTTTTATACCGGTGATGAAAGCGGAAGTAAAAAAGCTCCGCCTTTCAATGAAAACCAAAGGCCTTTTGGAACCGGCCCACATCTTAACTCATCCCTTAGAAACGGGAGAATATGTGCTGATTCCTCTGCTTTTACGCTGCATTCAAATTGCCGATCAACTCGCAGTCTCGGCAGTTGTGCGGGGTATTCAGTGTCCGGTAAAACGGAGCAGCTATTACGGAAAAAAGATGCGGGCTTTCGACTATATCGCTGTTATCGTGTGGAGCACTACTACGGCTGCGGTTATCATAGTAAGGAGTCTCGCTTGA
- a CDS encoding flavin reductase family protein, whose protein sequence is MRKKLNITDGIFPMPVLMVATYNDDGSINVMNAAWGTMQERSIIALNLTETHKTVKNIKARGAFTVSIADAAHVLEADYFGVASGNKVPNKLEKTGLTASKAETVDAPVINEFPICLECEFIEYQDNKYGCGVIGKVVNVTADESVMPNGKLDMSLVNAIAFDPYTHGYYKVSERVGEAFKDGLKLK, encoded by the coding sequence ATGAGAAAAAAATTAAATATTACCGACGGAATTTTTCCTATGCCCGTATTAATGGTTGCTACCTATAACGATGATGGAAGCATAAATGTTATGAACGCTGCATGGGGAACTATGCAAGAACGTTCCATTATAGCTCTTAATTTGACCGAAACACATAAGACAGTAAAAAATATCAAGGCGAGAGGCGCTTTTACCGTTAGTATTGCTGATGCGGCTCATGTACTTGAAGCCGACTACTTTGGTGTTGCTTCCGGCAATAAGGTTCCTAATAAGCTGGAGAAGACCGGTCTTACCGCAAGCAAGGCGGAAACCGTTGACGCTCCTGTTATAAACGAATTTCCGATTTGTCTGGAATGTGAATTTATTGAGTATCAAGATAATAAATATGGTTGCGGTGTTATAGGAAAGGTTGTCAATGTAACTGCTGACGAAAGTGTTATGCCGAATGGAAAGCTTGATATGTCGTTAGTAAATGCCATAGCCTTTGATCCATATACACACGGATATTACAAAGTATCAGAGCGTGTCGGTGAAGCCTTTAAAGATGGTTTAAAGCTTAAATAA